In the genome of Lathyrus oleraceus cultivar Zhongwan6 chromosome 4, CAAS_Psat_ZW6_1.0, whole genome shotgun sequence, the window AGTCTTTTCTTGATTTGTCGCGTTTTCTacaagcgttgttactccttccttcacaagatcccaaatATCTTGATAACAAAACACAATCTTTATCTACTTTCACCAATTCACATAATTATTGTTCTTGAGAACCAGAATATTCCctggaaaatgcccgtttggatgattcattgccaTCGTGATTTTCTACCCATGAATCGCttaaaccggagctcttgataccagatgttggaaatccaccacaacctatagagaatttcaatcaatcatgatgaacaagattgtcatcacccacacaataacaatgaaaagagaagaacaatttagaaagaaaagaaagaacgATGGAGAAGAATATTATTTTCTGTAGAGTTTCTCTTTGCCCATAATTTGTGGAAAACTTATTTATTCACTTCGCAACTGCAAAATACggtgaatacaatgttatgaattctctattcacttcattataagaataagggttactccctctatttatagatttaggtttaCTTGCTCACTAAGCCAAGGCCCAAAACTATAAAttaggcctaagtcgaaatcctgtgtgaagcaacatgcttcgacacttcgacatactaatacaactcaacacactaggtggttcgacacttccttgcttctgtcgagTAATTTGCTTCGACGCAAGGAATTGCAATTCAATAAGAAGAAGAATCTGAAATGGTGTGGGAACGCTTCAAGGATGTTTCAATATATGGTTAAACCATCTATGGTCAATAATACATTGGGAAAACGTGCCAAACTCAAAAGAACTAAATTTGTGGGTTATTATCAACACCGGTTTCAGTTCTTGCTTTCTAGAACCCCTGATCTTAAGCCTAAACAACATGAGTACTTATTTAGTGTTTGGATGATTGACGAATTAAGGATAGACGTTGaacttcaacaacaacaaaatctAGGTGTTATTATGAATGTGGCTCGAGCACTGGAATAAAAACTGAAGGAATGGTTACGACACAGGATAATACGAGTAAAACCTTTAGCAATAGTTATGATATCTCAAACCATAAAATAACAATAGTAAAAGGAGGATGACACACAACAGAGTTGACTAGTGGCAATAAAACAAATATGTTCTTTTGCAACCTTTATCAAAATATTAACACGGGCGGGAATGGTGGAAAGGAGGTCAATAAGGTTGTGTTGCAACTGTACGAGTCATTCATAATAGGACAtaaatgtaaaaaaaattattgattGAATGAGTCGAGGAAAAGGACAGTGAGTCAGCGGACGAAGCTACTATAGATCCTCAAATTTCTTTGCACGCAATTAATGGAAATCACGATTCTTGTACTATGAAGTTGCTTGCGAAAATGGTTAGAGTCACAATATTAGTTTTAGTTTATTCATGGAGCACACATGATTTCATACGTGAAGACTTAATCCCATGTTTAAGGTTAAATGTATGGGAAAAAATAGAGGCTACGGGTATATGTAGAAAATGGGGAAAAGGTAACTAGTATGGTAATTTGCAAGTATGTACCATTTTTTGTGGGTACTGTATTTAAAAGCACAGAAAAATGAGCCTTGTCTTTAGCTCTTAAGGTTGTTATGCAACTGCATCGTCACCCAAAACCTAACTCCAACAGTCAAAAGCAAAAGTTTCACCTAGTGTAATCATATTTAAAGAAATTTAGATTGGCAATAAGTTCTAGAAATAATTATTATCAAAAATACTTGTAAATCAGAAAAGAGATTATGTCAAGGACATGTCCGTTTATGCTTTAACTATAGATCAAAGTAAAGTTGTTATCACGTCTAGAACACTGTCAACATGATCCCATACAAGGGACCATAACACTTTGTTGTGGGATGTGGGAATATTCATAACCCTCGGCCATAGCACTATTACCAAACAAACAAATAAAGACATTTTTAAAATATGAAAAAGAATAAGGTATTTGTTCATTTATATAGCTTTTGAAGTTGAATAAGAGAGAAAGACAGAATGATGAATAATGCAGAGAAGAATAGTTGAAGTGATTTGTTGGGTTTGCTACATATTATTGTGGATTTATGTGCTTGCGGGTATGAAGGTGAAAAACACGCAGAAGATCCATTTGAAATTTTGATGACGACAATGACAGTTAAAGTCAGTGGCAATAGTTTTCAACCTTGATTATGGTGTTCTAACCAAAATATCTCATGTCTCATCAACAAACGGATACTCAATATCAAAGTGCTTATATGATCGTTAGCAATCTAGCAAAGAATCTTGAAGCCTCGGATAAAGTGTGAAAGTTTTCCATGTCATGTCTATATGTCTTTCGAGTACTCGAGTATTGTAAATGTAAGGAAGTGGCTTAGAAGTACTATAGAAACTCACATACACACACCTAAAAATATCTTTTCAAATGTTTTTATCATGAAAATTATTTTCTAAGTCAGGCCAAATGATTAAAAAGTTGTCCAAATCTTTTCCAAACTACTTTTGAACTAGTCAATCGATTGGTAAGTTGTGTCAATCAATTGGCGAAACTTTTCTGAGTCAGTCAATCGATTAGAGCATTAAGTCAAACAATTGGACAAGAGATAATCGATTAACCAATCAATTATGACAGTACATTAATGACTTGCAACAGCTTTATCTCCAATATTTCTTTTTTGGACTTGCTAATCGATTAAAAATTAGTTGGTCGATCGATTGAAGATGTGTGTCAATGCATTGACTCATTAATTCAGCCCATGgattatttttgttttttgtttttccaactcctatataaaggagactcGCCTCCACTTCATTCCAGACCATTTTCCAACGTTTTACATTTTCTTTGGAATTTATCTCTCTAATTTCTTTCTCTCTCTAAAAAACATTTCTTTCATTTAATATTTCCTAAGTGCTTGTAAGTGAAGTTTTGCTTGTGAGGAAGAATTTCTACAAGTGGTTGCGGGTGTTAAAAACCGAATCAGCCCAATGAAAAACTGTAAATCGAAAATCGCAAAAAAAACGCATCTGGTTCGGATGTGATTGGGTCATATTTAACAAAACCACGCGATTCGATTTGGTTTGCGGTTTTTATTTTGCAAACAAAATCAAACTGAATCAAATCGCATTATGTTACAACTTCAAATTTCACTTAAATCACATCCAACCCAAACTTAAACATGTTATGCACCTTACGATTACGAACAAGCTTCTCTTCCTCACACTTAAGGTTTCAGTTTCTATCTTCTCAAATCTCTCCTAGTAGTATCGCGTCTTTTTTGTCAGATATACCATGCCTCTTCTTCAATAATCTCTACTCTcttatattttttctttttcacctTCTCGTTTTTATGCTATTGTTATCTCTTTCAATTTCATTTTTATCGCACCTCTTCTTCTCTAATATGTCATTTCTCATCCgttttttctttttcattttcacCAATCTCCCATCTCCTCTATTTTTTTGTTTCATTATAATGTTTTAGATATTGTTTTATGtttattattccacttttgtctaatctgaTTTTTACATATTAAATGGGAAGTTGTTGTCTAAATATTATGAGTTTTGTTGTTATTTGGTAGCGTATGAATGATTAAATACAAAGTTATGTTGTCATTTATATGTGTATGTATAGTTCaataaaaaaattgtaaaaaaacGAACCAACCAAACCGCATtggttttgttttattttatttctaaaagtcaactAAACCAAATCAAGCCACATATTTTTCTCTCATGGTTCACATGATTTTTATCATTAAAACCGCTCAAACCGCAACACGAACACCCCTAAGTGGTTATGTTGTTTGTTTAACTCTTGAGAGTGTGGTGCTCTTGAGAGGATTGAGTTTGATTCATGAGATAAACCAGTCTTAAAAAATTTGTTGTGGTTTAATGAGTTTTGCCACAAAAAAAGCAgtactacaaataatacattttatAACAACAATTTCACCTCACATAACAAAGCATCGGGGTATATTACCTATAAACgccattttttttctttttgttaaAGAACAAACTTATTCCGCCGGTTTTAGGCAAAAACCGAGGGGTAAACTAATTCAGGGTACATGCTTCAAATTCCAACAACTGCAGTTTATgtttttaatccaaaaataagTCATTTTCACCTCTGTTTTGTTTTCCAACCGAGGTGAAATTATTTACTCTAATATATAGCTTAGCTTGTAGCGCTTAGTTTTACTTGCCTAAAAAACACACTAAAACAACACACATGCATTATCCTAACAAAGATCCATAAACAACAAGAGCCCTAAATCCATATCATCCTCCAACTTCTGAAAAAGTAAGGAAATACGAAGATGATATGTGTTTAGGATTCTTGTTCAATACTTGTCAGAATGAAAGACCGAAATCATTTCTTTCACTTCTTCACAAATCTAGTATGTCAAAGATCACTACTCATGTTACATTAATGTTGTTATTGTTTGTTGTTCTTGAGACCCGAAACCCTAGAGGTTTTTAatcttgttgttgttgagatcTGAAACCTTAGAGGTTTAATCTTattactgttgttgttgttgtttaaacTAAGATTGACGTTATatgttgtttttgttgagatAAGTACATTGTAGGTTTATTGAGTTTgttgttatatgtttattattgATGTTGTATTGTAGTTGTTGTTTAGTTGTTATACTTAGTAAAATTTTGAAAGCTATATGTCGTTGTTTACTTATTGTTATTGAGTTTGAGTTTGAGGTTGAGACTGAAATTATATTTTTATGATTCTTTGTGCAACTCTCATATTATTTCGCCGAACATGTCAAGAGAACATTATAGTGATAGAAAATAtagttgagtttattatatctaaaGTTGATTATTTGTTTCGGTAACCCCTCTTTGAACATTTAACCTattaaattgattttaaaaataataGTATAAAAACTATGTTTTATTTGAAAAACATCTTACACTAATCAATTTTTTTCGAGTATTCTGTAACTCATTATTCATCTCACGTTCTTTAATGGTTAAAACATCTCCAATACTTATAGTTTTCATTCAACTTTCTTCCATACTTGCTCATTTTATAAAACGTCAAATTTTATACTTTCAAGAATGAATAAGTATAAAAGGAAGTGTTGAATAAAGAACTTGAAACATTGCAGAGGTTCTAACCCATTAAAGAAAGGAAGATGAATGATGAGTTATATAATACTCGAAAATCATTAATGAGTGTAAGTTGTTCTTCAAATTTATTTCTTCGTATAATTATTTTGTAAACTAATTTGAAAAATTATATGTTTAACTAAGACTAAATGATATAAGCAATCCACATTAGACATAATAAATTCAAAAGTGTTTACTTGTCGCTTAAATGACAACCGAGATAAAATGTATTTTCTCCAtttaaaaatttcaaaaagatGAGATCAACCTAAAAATCTCTAAAAAGATTCTAATAAATATCTCAAGATTAGGTTGTATAAAAATTATAAGCATAACTTTCAAAAACTCCTAAAAATCTCTAAAAAGATTCTAGTAAATAGCTCAAGATTAAGTTGTATAAAGATTATAGACATAACTTTCAAAAACTCAGTTTATTGTCAAACTCTAAAAAAAACTTGTATAAATCGTTGGGGCAATCTTTTTAACTTTATCCTTTTAgtttttacaatttattttccttattttattTCCAATGCAATATACTCGTCAAAATTCCTAATACAattttaatcaaaaaaatatataattaatcACAAATTTTAAATTCAACAATTCCCTCCTATGCTTAAAGTCACATGTACAACAATTTTTGTATGTGGTTTGATAGTGATGACAATGTTTGGCTGTCACCACCGTGTGTCTTTTTTTTTTACACACCGCGTGTTTATCTTAAAGCTACAATATATTGTCACTCTAAGACCATGGCCAAATGACTTCAGAACACGAGAAAAGCATTTCTACCATGCTTCTCTAAAACCACAACCAAATGACCTCTCGCGGCCTAGAGGGTGCCTGATAAATGAGTCAAAGCTACATATAAACAGAAGGAATAGAATTTAGAATTAAGCTATACTCAGATTAATGAGAAAATGGACCAAACTCACCATGGATTGGCAAAGGTACCTGTCTATATAAAATGACCAGCCCATTTCTTATTTTTGACAAGCAACCAACAATTTTGATACATTGCATCAGCGTCACAAGTTAATGCAGGGACTTGTTTTTATTTTATGTATGTAAATGTAGTAACAACAATTCTTGCCTATGAACAAAACTCCCATACAATATGGAGAACAGAGAGACAAATTGTCCCAACCATTAAGTGCAAATTTATGTAAATTGATAGGGTATACACATACCCCAGTCCCACTGAAATATATCTATAAAACAAGCTAAGAGCATGCCCCAAATACACGGATTCTCTGTTGGATTTGAACCCGGCAGCAAGGACAAGAGGCCTTTCCCTTTTTTCCATACTCATCACTGCATTTAGCACACATGACTTGGTGAGCACATGGCAAGAAAACAACGGAGACCTCATCTTTCATACATATAATGCATTCTCTGTTGTTATTAGCTTCTTTTTCTGATAAATCATCCAGGTTATCCAAATCCAGAAGCAGCTTAGCAATTGACTCTCTTTGAGGCTTTGTACCCTCAAAGTCACTTACAGGTGAAGTAATTGACTGGTGCTGCAACACAGCAGAATGAACAGATGCTTTAAGGCGTGAAAGATCATGCTCAAGTCTGCGTAGATCATCCTTGTGGCGCTGGAAATCTATGTCAATCTTCAGACGCAAAGCCTCAAATCCCCTCTTATTATTTGATTCAGCTGTTTCCTTGGCTCGGCGCTCCTCCTCAACTAGTGCCAAGGCATCTTCttgagccttcaactcctcctTCCATTTAACCTGTAATAAGATATTGTACAAAATAAATGGTTTAGAAGTAACACATGATCAGgtttttttgtgatgaaacttCTGTTTTCACCAGAGATATTTATTTGTAAGATAGTATGTATCGGTCGATCTAACAAATCCTTGCTAACAAAAACCAAAGGAATTAAATAGTCAGCAGAAAGAAGATTCAGATGAGTTAATATCAAGAGTCTTGCTAACCAGTGCCATTATGACATTGATTGCCATTTTTCTAACGTCACATATGACTTTATTAATATGAAAACACATGTAGAATATAAGTTAGGAACATCAAGAATGGAGGCAAGCAAACAAGTTTTTTAACAAGGCTACTAAAATAAATACCCATGAATAGACAGCATGACATACCTGATAATTGGGACCAATTTAAGTATTGAAACACTCAAGTATATAGGTGAAAAGTTTTTCTACTATAAGAATAAGTCATATGTAGCACACATGCAGACTATTCAGTTTTATTATTCATAACCATCCTCAAATTCTCTTTTTTCAGCTATTGCTACATCTGCTGGCCAAAGTTGGAATAGCATCCGCTATTTCCCCATTAGCGAAACTAGGATAACAATAATAACACAGTTTTCTAGCAGATTGTGAATCTACTATGCTATTTCGTTATTTAACAAGATTTTTTTTACAGTAAACACAACTTCATTAATAGATAAAACAGCAAGCATTACAAGTAACATGAGACAATTGAAATAGGACATACCCCATCCATAGTCTAGAAACAATTCTAAATTAAAAAGCTACATAGTCATAAAAGACACGCATAGATTGTTGACAAGCTAGAAGACACAGATAATTCAAAAGCAACAACCTATCATCCACCCATCCACTTTCTTACTGACATGGACAATGGCAATATGGGAATGAGAATCCAAGTCTTTTTTCCAAATCCAATTAAGGACCTTTGGTCTCAGTTGTCCAATTTTCTTGAATGTTTAAAAGTTAATTGATGATTAGACGTAGTGTTGTAATGGGTGTCGGACTCGTAAGCTTTTCCAATCACTACGCGATGCCAATAGACACACAGTTTATTGCTCAAAAATACAAAACTCTTTTGAGGCTTTTTTGTCAAACACAGAGTGCAAACATAGACCCCAAAATACAAAAGCACAAATTTGAAAACACATAAACAGAGTTAGACAGATCCAATAGAGGAAGTAACTGCAGTCGGTAGAAAATCCATGGCGGCTTTAGAGATGGATGAGTGGTTGCCAGCATTGAAGGTGTAGGAGCAGCTACAGGGGAGAGATACACTAATGTTAAGTTTGAGATGTGAAGAACAACCTTGACAAACTTTCCATTTCTTGGTGGTGGTGGTTCCAGTGGCAGATGATGCAGTGGAAAGAGAGATTTGACGGTGGCTCGTGGTGGAGAGAGGGGGTATCCAATGAGTGAGTTAGTTCGGGTAAGAGCATCAGGGTGTACGTGAATGGAGAGGGTAATGCTCTCGATAGAGGATGAGAGGACCACCATATAGGTGGAAAAAGAGAGCCATCATGCAGGTAGAAGTCAGCCACCAAACCCTAAAGGTTTGGGGGTTATTTTCCTAGACAGAAGGGAGAGCATCTCTCTCTAGAACTGTCATAGAAACATTTTCATTATTTAACAAAATTGTTATAACATAAAATAAGAAAAGAATTATAACTTCTAACCGTCTATGAAGCACGGACACCTCTAGGAGTAGGCGTGTCACGGTGTCCGACACTTGTATGACACCCGTACGACATGTGCCGGAAAAGTCAAATAAGTGTCCAAAAATTCAGACAAGTGCCCCCCTAAAAAATAGTTTTTTTCTTGATTCGACACTCTTCTAATTAGTGTCTGACACTGTATGACACTCATACCACATATGTCTAACACTCGTATGACACTCATACCACATATGTCAGACAACTCAACATATGTCAGAGAACTCAGACAAGTGTTTCAAACAAAAATTTGTTTTTTTCTTTGTTTCAACACACATTTATATATTTTTTAGACACATGTCACACATCTAAAAGGGTTAAACATGTATGGAAGCAATGTTATCAATAAAGAATTAAAAACATTAACTTTGATTAGaatattttttacttttttaATAATATATGGATAAATGAAGCTCAAAAATGATCTTATATGTAGCGGTGCCGGTGTCGGTGTCCTATGTTTTTGACATTATCAGTGTCGAAGTGTCTATGTCGTGTCATGTCCCGGTGTCCGTGCTTCATAACTAACCGTTATATACGAAAAATAATAGGCCATAAGGTTTCAACTGCATGGTAGAGGTCCTCATTTTGAGTATTAATGATAAATAATAAGTCTTGAATCTCGAGTACTTGAGGTTTTTAATATCAATTATGTGTGTATTACAAATTGTTAAGTTTATCACATTGCATTTGCTACCTTTGGTGAAATAGCACTTCTGCAGCTGCTTTGCAGCTGTATCATTTTTTTGAGCAGATGCTTCGCGCCACATTCTTCCAAGAACTATTCTGGTGTGTGCATATACACATACAAACAATAATGGACAAACACAGATACGGATGCAGAAAATCTAAAATGTGCCATAGGATTTGAAGTATTATGCAGTGTACCCATCCAGGTGTCGACATAAACTACCATTATGTGCTGGATGAAATAATGGCTCATGTTTATGTTTCCGAGCTATGCACGCATAGTTTATTCATACattaaatatgcatgaaatgcaggagacaaaaaaagaaaaaataacaCAAAAGTGACAATCTTTTTCAACTAAAAATCATAAGCTACTATACTGAACTATAAGATATTAAAATCTCCAAGTTAGATATGCATTCAGTTACTCAGAATCCCTATATGACGAAAAGCTCATTCTCAATATGCATAAAAATATTAAGGGGTGAAGAGAGAACCTCGGCTTCTTTTTGGCGCTGTGAAGTCTGACCCAACACTTCTTGTGCCTCTGATATCTTCTCTTTCATATTGGAAACTTCCTTCTGTAGCTTAGCCTTCTGTTTTTCCCAAGCTAGAAGTTTCTTTAAGCACTTCTTCTCCTTTTTCGCAACTTCTAAGCAAGCTGTCACGGACTCTGATGCACTTAATTTGGAAGCCTCCATCTCTGCTCTGATTTCTGCATTTTCAGTCTCTAATCTTCTCACAGCTCCATTTGCACGGTCCACTTGACCACTAGCCTTTCTCAAAGCATTCTCCATCTCCGAGAGTTTCTTCATGGTTGTGTCCTCAAGTGCCTGTTTCCCTTTCTTCAACTTTTGGGTCTCCTCTCTTTCCATCCGTAACGTTTTGAGTTCAGTCATATCACCGCTTAGCTTCTTTGCCGCTTGCAGTGCTTTCAGATGAGCCCATTCTTTTCTTTCTTTGGCCTGTTTCTCCAAATCTTTGATCTGATGAAATATACTTACTATCACCTCATCCTTCTGATCCTCTGCTGCAAACTCCAAATTCTCATCAAGATTCAAGTCACGAAATTTACTCAGCACCGAGTTCACAGCATCTTGGTTATCAGGAAACCGAGAATGTCCACACTGATCAACCGTGACATCAGCCCCGGATACAACCGGAGAATCCAAATTAGACATGGCACTACGGCCAGGAAGGTTTCCCTTCGCCTGCAACTGCAGTTTGGTATTTGCTCTAAAACCAGCAGCAAACATTGTAACATTTCTCTTCAACAAGTCCTTCATGGAAGGTGAAAGATCAAACCTCTTTGGGAATTCAATCTCTCTTTGCAAGTCCGGACCGCAATTCAATACCCTATTCGTCGGATAATCCCCATTTTCAAATCCCCACCCCCCATGAAACTTACACAGTGGAGAAGCCCTAACACCAACAGAACTACGACCAGACTGACCAGACTCAACAATAGCAGGCGGCCGACTAGGAACCGCACCACCTGGCACAGGAATCTCCATAGTGCTAGCTTTCCCTACATGAAGATCACTCATAAGCAAACACCACATAGCATCACCTTTACTCAAATTAGGCCTAACCTGTTGCAACAAGCACACCATACCAGCCAAAGAGTATTCCTCTAAATGCCTCAAATCAGAGAAAACAGGCTCAGACTCCTCGGAATTCCTATTACTACTAACCCCATCACCAAAACCAACACCAGCAGCAACACTACCATTGGTATTCAAATACGACAAAGAATTATGCAAAATGTTAGTCAAAACATCCATGCCACCATAACAATGACCATTTCGCAAAATAACCTTCAAAGCAGCATCCTCGTCGTAACCCAGAGCAACAATCTTGGAAACAGCTTCATTGTAAACGAACTCCAAATTCTTCAAAAGGATCTCTTCTAATTGCTCCTCTGTGCAATAACCCCAACCGGTTTCATCGGAATTAGGGTTTGGATAGGGAAGAGGAATAAGAGTGTGGGAAGAAGAGGAATCGACGCGAGAAATATCGTACTTGAAGGGTTTGAGACCAGACTCGGCTATGGATTTGGATATTGCGTCTTTGTTATCGGAAGAATCGGAATCGGGTTTCACCGATCGAGGTCTCCGATTAGCTCTGATGTGTTTTTCTCTCACCGTGCAACCCATTTGATGATTATTGAGGTGTGGTGGTGAATATTGAAGAAGAGATTCGAAATCGAAAGTTGATGGAAGAGAATTGAATTTTGATACGAAGAAGAAAGTTGTTTCGGACAGTAGTGCGAATCAGAAGCTCGTTCGGTGGCTTGGGCTCTGCTATGGTCGATTGGTGGTAGTAATAGTACGGCGTCTCTTACATTCTTTTTTCCTAAAATTTCCAAGGATTTCTTTGTCTTTTTCTCAAATAAATGGTTAAGGTAAAAAATAAATGGGTAATGCTAAGAGATGAATAAAGAAataaatttttggaaaatgtttattgaatttattagaaatttatcattaataattttatttatttttccaaaacAAATTTTTTATTTGTGAGTTTTTTAACATGtgcccttggggcacaagttagcattacccaaAATAAATTTTAGGAAGGACGCTAata includes:
- the LOC127074306 gene encoding MND1-interacting protein 1; translation: MGCTVREKHIRANRRPRSVKPDSDSSDNKDAISKSIAESGLKPFKYDISRVDSSSSHTLIPLPYPNPNSDETGWGYCTEEQLEEILLKNLEFVYNEAVSKIVALGYDEDAALKVILRNGHCYGGMDVLTNILHNSLSYLNTNGSVAAGVGFGDGVSSNRNSEESEPVFSDLRHLEEYSLAGMVCLLQQVRPNLSKGDAMWCLLMSDLHVGKASTMEIPVPGGAVPSRPPAIVESGQSGRSSVGVRASPLCKFHGGWGFENGDYPTNRVLNCGPDLQREIEFPKRFDLSPSMKDLLKRNVTMFAAGFRANTKLQLQAKGNLPGRSAMSNLDSPVVSGADVTVDQCGHSRFPDNQDAVNSVLSKFRDLNLDENLEFAAEDQKDEVIVSIFHQIKDLEKQAKERKEWAHLKALQAAKKLSGDMTELKTLRMEREETQKLKKGKQALEDTTMKKLSEMENALRKASGQVDRANGAVRRLETENAEIRAEMEASKLSASESVTACLEVAKKEKKCLKKLLAWEKQKAKLQKEVSNMKEKISEAQEVLGQTSQRQKEAEVKWKEELKAQEDALALVEEERRAKETAESNNKRGFEALRLKIDIDFQRHKDDLRRLEHDLSRLKASVHSAVLQHQSITSPVSDFEGTKPQRESIAKLLLDLDNLDDLSEKEANNNRECIICMKDEVSVVFLPCAHQVMCAKCSDEYGKKGKASCPCCRVQIQQRIRVFGACS